In Arachis hypogaea cultivar Tifrunner chromosome 2, arahy.Tifrunner.gnm2.J5K5, whole genome shotgun sequence, a genomic segment contains:
- the LOC112738690 gene encoding transcription factor MYB14 — MGRAPCCEKLGLKKGPWTPEEDQILINYINTNGHNNWRALPKQAGLLRCGKSCRLRWINYLRPDIKRGNFTNEEEETILKLHEMLGNRWSAIAARLPGRTDNEIKNVWHTHLKKRLPPQENNNIKSTKKPRPKQKKKLEITKKSNKTSSKQKQEKEEEEPIIKIEGRTMMSPNTQCSSSSNNNNNNDGVSMNNSSGGESINNDGDGNKDDNLALDEEFWSEVLSSDNSYDEDARKFEDIEFGDLDLFHFPLLSSSASTVACDGMDSWYDFCTKSLELPQL, encoded by the exons ATGGGTAGAGCTCCATGCTGTGAGAAACTAGGGTTGAAGAAGGGGCCTTGGACCCCAGAAGAAGATCAAATCCTCATCAATTATATCAACACAAATGGTCACAATAATTGGCGTGCCCTTCCCAAACAAGCTg GGTTATTGAGGTGTGGAAAGAGTTGCAGATTAAGATGGATAAATTATTTGAGGCCAGATATCAAACGGGGCAACTTTACCAATGAAGAAGAAGAGACAATACTCAAGTTACATGAAATGTTGGGAAACAG ATGGTCAGCAATTGCAGCAAGATTGCCGGGTCGCACAGATAACGAGATTAAAAATGTTTGGCACACCCACTTGAAGAAAAGGTTGCCCCCACAAGAAAACAACAACATTAAGAGCACAAAGAAGCCACGTCcaaaacaaaagaagaagttgGAAATTACAAAAAAGTCCAACAAAACCTCatcaaaacaaaaacaagaaaaagaagaagaggaacccATCATCAAAATTGAGGGAAGGACAATGATGTCTCCTAATACACAGTGTTCAAgcagtagtaataataataataataatgatggtgTGTCAATGAACAATTCAAGTGGTGGTGAATCGATTAATAATGATGGTGATGGTAATAAGGATGATAATTTGGCATTGGACGAGGAGTTTTGGTCTGAAGTTTTGTCATCGGATAATTCGTATGATGAGGATGCAAGAAAATTTGAGGACATTGAATTTGGTGACTTAGATTTGTTCCACTTTCCGTTGTTATCTTCATCAGCATCAACTGTTGCATGTGATGGCATGGATTCTTGGTATGATTTTTGCACAAAATCTTTGGAATTGCCACAATTGTGA